In Streptomyces sp. TS71-3, the following proteins share a genomic window:
- a CDS encoding bifunctional FO biosynthesis protein CofGH, whose amino-acid sequence MTDDRLVPPTAPTATAMRRALRRARNGVALDVTEAAVLLQARGEDLRELTTSAARVRDAGLAAAGRPGTLTYSRKVFIPLTRLCRDRCHYCTFVTVPGKLRGAGHGMFLSPDEVLDIARRGAEMGCKEALFTLGDKPEDRWPEAREWLDAHGYDDTLAYVRAMSVRVLEETGLLPHLNPGVLSWTDFQRLKPVAPSMGMMLETTATRLWSEPGGPHHGSPDKEPAVRLRVLHDAGRSNVPFTTGILIGIGESVEERADALFEIRRVQRAYHGVQEVIVQNFRAKPDTAMRGMPDAELAELAACVAVARLILGPDARIQAPPNLVDGEYALLIDAGIDDWGGVSPLTPDHVNPERPWPQIDELAARTAESGFTLRERLTIYPEFITRGEPWLDPRLLPHVTALADPATGLANESARPAGLPWQEPEDGFTAAGRTDLHRTIDTEGRTADRRDDFDEVYGDWAELREAAAPGMAPERIDGDVRTALRQAADDPTLLTDEQALALLHADGPALDALCTVADDLRRSVVGDDVTYIVTRNINFTNVCYTGCRFCAFAQRRTDADAYTLSLEQVADRAAQAWDVGAVEVCMQGGIHPDLPGTAYFDLARAVKERVPGMHVHAFSPMEVVNGAARTGMSVRDWLTAARDAGLGSLPGTAAEILDDEVRWILTKGKLPAATWIDVIGTAHEVGLRTSSTMMYGHVDQPRHWLGHLRTLAGMQRSALEKGVEGFTEFVTLPFIHTNAPVYLAGIARPGPTLRDNRAVTAMARLLLHPYIPNIQTSWVKLGTEGAAEMLRSGANDLGGTLMEETISRMAGSQYGSYRSVRDLVAIAEAAGRPARPRTTLYGEVPEERRRAATHSDGHLPELLPVLTD is encoded by the coding sequence ATGACCGATGACCGTCTTGTGCCCCCCACCGCACCCACCGCGACAGCGATGCGCCGAGCGCTCAGGCGGGCGCGGAACGGCGTCGCGCTCGACGTCACCGAGGCCGCCGTCCTGCTCCAGGCCCGTGGCGAGGACCTGCGGGAACTCACCACCAGCGCCGCCCGCGTACGGGACGCCGGGCTCGCCGCGGCCGGGCGCCCCGGCACGCTCACGTACTCGAGGAAAGTCTTCATCCCCCTCACCCGCCTCTGCCGCGACCGCTGCCACTACTGCACGTTCGTCACCGTCCCCGGCAAGCTCCGCGGCGCCGGGCACGGCATGTTCCTCTCCCCGGACGAGGTCCTGGACATCGCCCGCCGCGGTGCGGAGATGGGCTGCAAGGAAGCGCTGTTCACCCTCGGCGACAAGCCCGAGGACCGCTGGCCGGAGGCCCGCGAGTGGCTCGACGCGCACGGCTATGACGACACCCTCGCCTACGTGCGCGCCATGTCCGTGCGGGTGCTGGAGGAGACCGGCCTGCTGCCGCACCTCAACCCCGGCGTGCTGAGCTGGACCGACTTCCAGCGGCTGAAGCCCGTCGCCCCCTCCATGGGCATGATGCTGGAGACCACCGCCACCCGGCTCTGGTCCGAGCCCGGCGGCCCGCACCACGGCTCCCCCGACAAGGAGCCCGCCGTGCGCCTGCGCGTGCTGCACGACGCGGGGCGCTCCAATGTGCCGTTCACCACCGGCATCCTCATCGGCATCGGGGAGAGCGTGGAGGAGCGCGCCGACGCCCTCTTCGAGATCCGGCGCGTGCAGCGCGCCTACCACGGCGTGCAGGAAGTCATCGTGCAGAACTTCCGCGCCAAGCCCGACACCGCCATGCGCGGCATGCCCGACGCCGAGCTCGCGGAGCTGGCCGCGTGCGTGGCCGTCGCCCGGCTCATCCTCGGCCCCGACGCCCGTATCCAGGCCCCGCCGAACCTGGTGGACGGCGAGTACGCGCTGCTCATCGACGCGGGCATCGACGACTGGGGCGGCGTCTCGCCGCTCACCCCCGACCACGTGAACCCCGAGCGCCCCTGGCCGCAGATCGACGAGCTGGCCGCCCGCACCGCCGAGTCCGGCTTCACGCTGCGCGAACGCCTCACGATCTACCCCGAGTTCATCACCCGCGGCGAGCCCTGGCTCGACCCCCGGCTGCTGCCGCACGTCACCGCGCTCGCGGACCCGGCGACCGGCCTCGCGAACGAGTCCGCGCGCCCCGCCGGCCTGCCCTGGCAGGAGCCCGAGGACGGCTTCACCGCCGCCGGCCGCACCGACCTGCACCGCACCATTGACACCGAGGGCCGCACCGCGGACCGCCGCGACGACTTCGACGAGGTGTACGGCGACTGGGCCGAGCTGCGCGAGGCTGCCGCGCCCGGGATGGCCCCCGAGCGCATCGACGGCGACGTCCGCACCGCGCTGCGGCAGGCCGCCGACGACCCCACGCTGCTCACCGACGAGCAGGCCCTCGCCCTGCTGCACGCCGACGGGCCCGCGCTGGACGCGCTCTGCACGGTCGCCGACGACCTGCGCCGCTCCGTCGTCGGCGACGACGTCACCTACATCGTCACCAGGAACATCAACTTCACCAACGTCTGCTACACCGGCTGCCGGTTCTGCGCCTTCGCCCAGCGCCGCACCGACGCCGACGCGTACACGCTCTCCCTGGAGCAGGTCGCCGACCGCGCCGCGCAGGCCTGGGACGTCGGCGCGGTCGAGGTCTGCATGCAGGGCGGCATCCACCCCGACCTGCCCGGCACCGCCTACTTCGACCTGGCGCGCGCGGTGAAGGAGCGGGTGCCCGGCATGCACGTGCACGCGTTCTCGCCGATGGAGGTCGTCAACGGCGCCGCCCGCACCGGCATGTCCGTACGGGACTGGCTCACCGCCGCCCGCGACGCCGGCCTCGGCTCGCTGCCCGGCACGGCCGCCGAGATCCTCGACGACGAGGTCCGCTGGATCCTCACCAAGGGCAAGCTGCCGGCGGCCACCTGGATCGACGTGATCGGCACGGCCCACGAGGTCGGCCTGCGCACCTCCAGCACGATGATGTACGGGCACGTGGACCAGCCCCGCCACTGGCTCGGCCACCTGCGCACCCTGGCCGGCATGCAGCGCAGCGCGCTGGAGAAGGGCGTGGAGGGCTTCACCGAGTTCGTCACGCTCCCCTTCATCCACACCAACGCCCCCGTCTACCTCGCCGGCATCGCACGCCCCGGCCCCACCCTCCGCGACAACCGCGCCGTCACCGCCATGGCCCGCCTCCTCCTGCACCCCTACATCCCCAACATCCAGACGAGCTGGGTCAAACTGGGCACCGAGGGTGCGGCCGAGATGCTCCGCTCCGGCGCGAACGACCTGGGCGGCACCCTGATGGAGGAGACCATCTCCCGGATGGCGGGCTCCCAGTACGGCTCGTACCGCTCGGTGCGCGACCTGGTCGCCATCGCGGAGGCGGCGGGGCGGCCGGCGCGGCCGAGGACGACGCTGTACGGGGAGGTGCCCGAGGAACGCCGGCGGGCGGCTACCCATTCGGACGGCCACCTGCCCGAGCTGCTGCCGGTCCTGACGGACTGA